Proteins encoded within one genomic window of Erinaceus europaeus chromosome 13, mEriEur2.1, whole genome shotgun sequence:
- the PODN gene encoding podocan, producing MAWSWALLLLLLLPPQLGPVLALRTPGFGRSGNHEQSPEENEFIEEEPVLVLSPEEQVPGPATAADCPRECACSQEGVVDCGGIDLREFPGDLPERTNHLSLQNNQLEKIYPEELSRLHGLETLNLQNNRLTSRGLPEEAFEHLTNLNYLYLANNKLTLAPRFLPNTLISVDFAANYLTKIYGLTFGQKPNLRSVYLHNNKLADAGLPDHMFNGSSNVEILILSSNFLRHVPKHLPPALYKLHLKNNKLEKIPPGAFSELSSLRELYLQNNFLTDEGLDNETFWKLSSLEYLDLSSNNLSRVPRGLPRSLVLLHLEKNAIHSVDADVLTPIRSLEYLLLHSNQLRARGIHPQAFQGLKKLHTMHLYNNALERVPSGLPRRVRTLMILHNQISGIGRDDFATTYFLEELNLSYNRITSPQVHRDAFRKLRQLRSLDLSGNRLHTLPPGLPRNVHVLKVKRNELVALARGALAGMAQLRELYLTGNRLRSRALGPRAWADLAHLQLLDIAGNQLTEIPSGLPESLEYLYLQNNKISSVSAHAFDSTPNLKGIFLRFNKLAVGSVVESAFQRLKHLHVLDIEGNFEFGAASKDRGRLKEEEEEEEEEEEEGMEEEDKR from the exons ATGGCCTGGAGCTGGGCACTACTGCTTCTGTTGCTGCTTCCGCCACAGCTGGGACCTGTGCTGGCCTTGAGGACCCCAGGGTTTGGCCGTAGTGGAAACCATGAGCAGAGCCCAGAAGAGAATGAATTCATAGAGGAGGAGCCGGTGCTGGTTCTGAGCCCGGAGGAGCAGGTGCCTGGCCCAGCCACAGCTGCAGACTGTCCCCGGGAATGTGCCTGCTCCCAGGAGGGGGTTGTGGACTGCGGAGGCATCGACCTGCGCGAGTTCCCTGGGGACCTGCCTGAGCGCACCAACCACctgtccctgcag AACAACCAGCTGGAGAAGATCTACCCTGAGGAGCTGTCCCGGCTGCATGGGCTGGAGACACTCAACCTCCAGAACAATCGTCTGACTTCCCGAG GGCTTCCTGAGGAGGCGTTTGAGCATCTGACCAACCTCAACTACCTGTACCTGGCCAATAACAAG CTGACCTTGGCACCTCGATTCCTGCCAAATACCCTGATCAGTGTGGATTTTGCTGCCAACTATCTCACCAAGATCTATGGGCTCACCTTTGGCCAGAAGCCAAACTTGAG GTCTGTTTACCTGCACAACAACAAGCTGGCAGATGCTGGACTGCCTGATCACATGTTCAATGGCTCCAGCAATGTGGAAATCCTCATCCTGTCCAGCAACTTCCTGCGTCATGTGCCCAAGCACCTGCCACCTGCCCTGTACAAGCTGCACCTCAAG AACAACAAGCTGGAGAAGATTCCGCCAGGGGCCTTCAGTGAGCTGAGCAGCCTGAGGGAGCTGTACCTGCAGAACAACTTCCTGACTGATGAGGGCCTGGATAATGAGACCTTTTG GAAACTCTCCAGCCTAGAGTACCTGGATCTTTCCAGCAACAACCTGTCCCGGGTGCCCAGGGGGCTGCCACGCAGCCTGGTGCTGCTGCACCTGGAGAAGAACGCCATCCACAGCGTGGACGCCGACGTGCTGACTCCCATCCGCAGCCTGGAGTACCTGCTGCTGCACAGCAACCAGCTGCGTGCACGAGGCATCCACCCGCAGGCCTTCCAGGGCCTCAAGAAGCTGCACACAATGCACCTGTACAACAATGCACTGGAGCGTGTGCCCAGCGGCCTGCCCCGCCGTGTGCGCACCCTCATGATCCTGCACAACCAGATCTCTGGCATTGGCCGTGATGACTTCGCCACCACCTACTTCCTGGAGGAGCTCAACCTTAGCTACAACCGCATCACCAGCCCACAGGTGCATCGCGACGCCTTCCGAAAGCTGCGCCAGCTGCGCTCCCTGGACTTGTCCGGCAACCGGCTGCACACGCTGCCGCCAGGGCTACCGCGCAACGTGCACGTGCTCAAGGTCAAGCGCAACGAGCTGGTGGCGCTAGCGCGGGGCGCCCTGGCCGGCATGGCCCAGCTGCGGGAGCTCTATCTCACCGGCAACCGGCTGCGTAGCCGGGCTCTGGGACCCCGCGCCTGGGCAGACCTTGCCCATCTGCAG CTGCTGGATATCGCCGGGAACCAGCTCACAGAGATCCCCAGTGGGCTCCCCGAGTCTCTGGAGTACCTGTACCTGCAGAACAACAAGATCAGCTCCGTGTCTGCCCATGCATTTGACTCCACACCCAATCTCAAAGGGATCTTTCTCAG GTTCAACAAGCTGGCTGTGGGCTCCGTGGTGGAGAGCGCCTTCCAGAGACTGAAACACCTGCACGTGCTGGACATAGAAGGCAACTTTGAGTTTGGTGCTGCTTCCAAGGACCGAGGCCGgctgaaggaggaagaagaggaggaggaagaagaagaagaagagggaatgGAGGAAGAGGACAAACGATAG